One region of Azoarcus sp. CIB genomic DNA includes:
- a CDS encoding glycosyltransferase family 4 protein, with product MRRPMKQGYLVITELFLPTKGGTAVWFDEVYRRLGGKEIAIVTAAVPGDAAHDADHPNAVHRVGLRRVRWLRPESLGMYLKLFAKSLALALRQRFDAVHAGRALPEGLVALVVARLAGRPVVVYAHGEELTGWGRGNKFRVMCFVLRHADHVVANSDFTCEVLAGMGVSRERIVIINPGVDIQRFRPGLPFQDLRDSIGLPRGARLLLSVGRLSRRKGFDTVIRCLPALRAAGHDVHYAIVGIGEDRAYLESVARDAGVQERVHLLGHVAMDDLPRWYNACDLFLLVNRDIAGDTEGFGLVFLEAAACGKASIAGKAGGTGSAVLDGVTGVRADGDDQPAVAEAIRRLLEDGAQLDALARQAMQRARGEFGWDAVAIRTRTAL from the coding sequence ATGCGACGACCGATGAAGCAGGGCTATCTCGTCATTACCGAACTGTTCCTGCCGACCAAGGGCGGAACCGCTGTGTGGTTCGACGAAGTCTACCGGCGTCTGGGGGGGAAGGAGATTGCCATCGTCACTGCCGCAGTGCCAGGCGATGCCGCTCATGATGCCGATCACCCCAATGCCGTCCACCGCGTCGGCCTGCGCCGCGTGCGCTGGCTGCGACCCGAATCGCTCGGCATGTACCTCAAGCTCTTCGCAAAGTCTCTCGCGCTGGCCTTGCGTCAGCGCTTCGATGCGGTCCACGCCGGTCGCGCGCTGCCGGAAGGGCTCGTCGCCTTGGTCGTCGCGCGCCTTGCGGGGCGGCCGGTGGTCGTGTACGCACATGGTGAGGAACTGACCGGCTGGGGGCGCGGGAACAAGTTCAGGGTGATGTGCTTCGTCCTGCGACACGCCGATCACGTTGTCGCCAACAGCGACTTCACCTGCGAGGTGCTCGCCGGGATGGGGGTCTCCCGCGAGCGGATCGTCATCATCAACCCCGGGGTCGATATTCAGAGGTTCCGCCCCGGCCTCCCGTTCCAGGATCTCCGCGACAGCATCGGGCTGCCGCGCGGCGCGCGCCTGCTCCTGTCGGTGGGACGGCTAAGCCGGCGCAAGGGTTTCGATACGGTGATCCGCTGCCTGCCGGCCCTGCGCGCAGCAGGGCATGACGTGCATTACGCGATCGTGGGCATCGGTGAGGATCGCGCGTATCTTGAGAGCGTGGCACGTGATGCCGGCGTGCAGGAGCGTGTCCACCTGCTGGGGCACGTGGCAATGGACGATCTGCCGCGCTGGTACAACGCGTGCGACCTGTTCTTGCTCGTCAATCGCGATATCGCTGGCGATACGGAGGGCTTCGGGCTCGTTTTTCTCGAGGCGGCTGCCTGCGGCAAGGCCTCGATCGCGGGCAAGGCCGGTGGTACCGGATCCGCCGTACTCGACGGCGTAACCGGAGTCCGGGCCGACGGAGACGATCAGCCTGCCGTCGCGGAGGCGATCCGTCGCCTGCTCGAGGATGGGGCGCAACTCGACGCGCTGGCGCGCCAGGCGATGCAGCGCGCGCGCGGGGAGTTTGGCTGGGACGCGGTGGCGATCCGGACCCGGACCGCCCTGTAG
- a CDS encoding tetratricopeptide repeat protein, whose protein sequence is MQDGRKLGVLLALAVSAYGAPAGAVESFARTPQEEALCSTYVYGAGAKDVGNRRDWQHMHHYCDCIRFRYRAIRTMGDKAEFRYNLESAIGGCDYVLKHTTRAFSMRPKVHVDKGRALKLMGDRTLAAQEFSTAIEIDPTEVNAFVELSLLQEDRGKKAEARETIARGLQHNPDAALLQKRYLELGGKKPFPEPIARVEPAPEKKAVEPDVPEPQGLPPVDPVIQVDAAPERQGKSSEEEQAGPPDAASAGRSCRFCPPEEIHRRWVESFKSTQEKKPE, encoded by the coding sequence ATGCAGGACGGAAGGAAGCTTGGGGTACTGCTGGCGCTCGCGGTCTCGGCATATGGCGCTCCGGCAGGGGCTGTAGAGTCGTTCGCCAGAACTCCGCAGGAAGAAGCGCTCTGTTCCACCTACGTGTATGGGGCCGGAGCCAAAGACGTGGGTAATCGACGCGATTGGCAGCACATGCACCACTACTGCGACTGCATTCGATTCCGCTATCGCGCGATTCGCACCATGGGTGACAAGGCGGAGTTCAGGTACAACCTCGAGAGCGCGATCGGTGGTTGCGACTATGTTCTGAAACATACGACAAGAGCATTCAGCATGCGGCCGAAGGTCCATGTCGACAAGGGCAGGGCGTTGAAGCTCATGGGCGACAGGACATTGGCCGCGCAGGAGTTCTCCACCGCGATCGAGATCGATCCAACGGAGGTCAACGCCTTCGTCGAACTTTCTCTGCTTCAGGAGGACCGCGGCAAGAAGGCGGAGGCCCGCGAGACCATTGCACGCGGGCTGCAGCACAACCCCGACGCCGCGCTGTTGCAGAAGCGTTATCTTGAACTCGGTGGAAAGAAGCCCTTCCCCGAGCCGATTGCGCGCGTTGAGCCTGCACCGGAAAAGAAGGCCGTGGAACCGGACGTGCCGGAGCCTCAAGGGTTGCCGCCCGTCGATCCGGTCATTCAGGTCGATGCAGCTCCAGAACGGCAGGGTAAGTCGTCCGAAGAAGAACAGGCAGGGCCGCCGGATGCAGCGAGCGCAGGTCGCTCCTGTCGTTTTTGCCCGCCGGAGGAGATCCATCGCCGCTGGGTCGAGTCCTTCAAGTCAACGCAGGAGAAGAAGCCGGAGTAG
- a CDS encoding glycosyltransferase, whose translation MTRTTETPTVSVVIPAWNAAWCVGRAIDSVFAQAYRDFELIVVNDGSTDDTAAVLATYGDRLQVVTKPNGGMSSARNAGIRAARGHYLAFLDADDRWLPCKLARQVAMLGSHPELAFCAAVATIEDLQGKTLGEWRGAQGRTADVAEVFENHAAVAGGASAVLARRELVVRLGGFDETLAGAEDTDLWIRLAAHGGFACIDEPMVVVLRRPDSVSRNFEAMRRGALTMIGKNRDLLPAELRDALWRKVYAGTLCDYAKWAYRDGRRGAALRDVLTALWVSPLERGRLAISLALAMLTGQRI comes from the coding sequence ATGACCCGAACGACTGAGACGCCGACCGTCAGCGTGGTCATCCCGGCCTGGAACGCCGCATGGTGCGTCGGCAGGGCTATCGACAGCGTTTTCGCGCAGGCGTATCGCGACTTCGAGCTGATCGTCGTGAATGACGGCAGCACGGACGATACGGCCGCAGTGCTGGCGACGTACGGGGACCGCCTGCAGGTCGTCACGAAGCCGAACGGCGGCATGAGCAGCGCGCGCAACGCAGGCATACGCGCAGCACGGGGACACTACCTCGCGTTTCTCGATGCCGACGATCGCTGGCTACCGTGCAAGCTTGCTCGCCAGGTCGCGATGCTCGGCAGTCACCCGGAGCTGGCGTTTTGCGCCGCCGTCGCGACGATCGAGGACCTGCAGGGCAAGACACTCGGCGAGTGGCGCGGCGCGCAGGGGCGGACCGCCGATGTCGCGGAGGTGTTCGAGAATCATGCTGCGGTGGCGGGCGGGGCATCGGCCGTGCTGGCGCGGCGTGAGCTCGTGGTAAGGCTCGGGGGCTTCGACGAGACGCTCGCCGGCGCCGAGGATACCGATCTCTGGATCCGTCTGGCCGCGCACGGCGGCTTCGCCTGCATCGACGAGCCGATGGTCGTGGTGCTGCGCCGTCCCGACAGCGTGAGCCGCAATTTCGAGGCGATGCGCCGCGGCGCCCTGACAATGATCGGCAAGAATCGCGATCTGCTGCCGGCGGAACTGCGCGACGCGCTCTGGCGCAAAGTCTATGCGGGAACGCTTTGCGACTATGCGAAATGGGCCTATCGCGACGGGCGACGGGGGGCTGCGCTGCGCGACGTCCTGACCGCCCTGTGGGTGTCGCCGCTCGAACGCGGCCGGCTGGCGATCAGTCTCGCGCTGGCGATGCTGACGGGGCAGCGGATATGA
- a CDS encoding sulfotransferase, which produces MPHLSSLPKLLDREIRDKNLRLLGWRAKEFAWSVLRPAMPDPVFVIGCSRSGTTVTFQTIAASGHFLHFDYEIPQFWNSLYGPLNNGWKSEAADAEDARPEHRDRALAHFYARLGAGPVLDKTCINTLRVPYLHALFPQAKFVFIQRDGRDNVSSMIDGWRLGRVDGGFGLERNFGPSPVPVAINGGEFHEWHFFIPPGWRDYNTASLEEVCAWQWVTANRLALDASRAIPPAQWIRLRYEDLFERPVEMFREAFARLDIPFDEPMQARCASLASRPTSIVKGAPCPQKWKEHNPEAIERILPLISPLMREMGYDPND; this is translated from the coding sequence ATGCCCCATCTGAGCAGCCTGCCCAAGCTCCTCGACCGCGAGATCCGCGACAAGAACCTGCGCCTGCTCGGCTGGCGGGCGAAGGAGTTCGCGTGGTCGGTGCTGCGGCCGGCGATGCCCGATCCGGTGTTCGTCATCGGCTGCTCGCGCTCGGGCACGACAGTCACTTTCCAAACCATCGCCGCGTCGGGCCACTTCCTGCATTTCGACTACGAGATTCCGCAGTTCTGGAACAGCCTGTACGGTCCGCTGAACAACGGCTGGAAGTCCGAGGCGGCCGATGCGGAGGACGCCCGTCCCGAGCACCGCGACCGCGCGCTGGCCCATTTCTATGCTCGGCTCGGCGCCGGTCCGGTGCTCGACAAGACCTGCATCAACACGTTGCGCGTGCCCTATCTGCATGCACTGTTCCCGCAGGCGAAGTTCGTCTTCATCCAGCGCGACGGGCGCGACAACGTGAGCTCGATGATCGACGGCTGGCGCCTCGGGCGCGTCGATGGGGGATTCGGTCTGGAGCGCAACTTCGGGCCGTCGCCGGTGCCGGTAGCGATCAACGGCGGCGAGTTCCATGAATGGCATTTCTTCATCCCGCCCGGCTGGCGCGACTACAACACCGCAAGCCTGGAGGAGGTGTGCGCTTGGCAATGGGTGACGGCGAATCGGCTGGCGCTCGACGCTTCGCGCGCGATCCCGCCTGCACAATGGATACGGCTGCGCTACGAGGATCTGTTCGAACGCCCCGTGGAGATGTTTCGCGAGGCCTTCGCGCGCCTCGACATCCCTTTCGACGAACCGATGCAGGCGCGCTGCGCGAGTCTGGCAAGCCGTCCGACGAGCATCGTGAAGGGCGCGCCCTGCCCGCAGAAGTGGAAGGAACACAACCCGGAGGCGATCGAGCGCATCCTCCCGCTGATCTCGCCGCTGATGCGGGAAATGGGCTATGACCCGAACGACTGA
- a CDS encoding sulfatase-like hydrolase/transferase: MTNTGAATTAGMSLTVLICTHNRVELLERVIASLNAAHRPPDTEVRLLVVANACTDGTHDLISNYRIGDDRLPLDWIAEPTPGKSHALNRALPQVSGRVVAFVDDDHRVDSDYLVEIANAVRTWPEAGLICGRILPDWDGTEPEWVHDDGPYRIYPLPVPRYDQGDTPMQVDLDGAIPGGGNLVAHTDVIRATGPFLTELGPTGHDLGGAEDLEWIRRALRGGATLRYAPAIVQYHYVDGERLTLSYLMRKGFHRSKSVMRFRRTESGVPLYMWRKVAGYASGCALALNAQARRFYLVRIASAFGEVSGMREAARHRRRRARLPWLPVQTSLALAGLLGITGFVLAASLAWHRAMDALLPAALVAVALALSLVAKSVVDFSQTGPQLREEIVKRYRAYFPFAMARLGLWTFAVGLFCALPGAVVATASADAQGMPYAPWRAGLGALLTLALASGYLTCRTLVQNPGLIVASWQYRTDRLHRLWRLLSADGLRRAASLGAIGVAGLAAALVLALAVTGHGESAAALTSLAIGYWGVFVFALWEPEGNTPVKHQRTRPNLLLIGSDTLRADRVGALRNGQSLTPHIDALAKRGTRFDTCYVPCARTAPSLISLLTGTWPHTHGIRDNFVADDETQLEIQALPMILRALGYRTAAVSDWCGADLGKFSLGFDVLDLPEDQWNLKYLIRQGPKDIRLFLSVFLHNRIGRLLVPEIHYLGGTPQTTQLGQRTRRLISRLASTAEPFMLNVFYSTTHPPFASEYPFYLRHADPDYAGASKFAMARLTDPFEIIRRQGEPREEFDLDQILALYDGCVSQFDDEVGKIMSHLESSGLADNTIVVLYSDHGMEFFEHDTWGQGNSAVGDFSARVPLVIADPRKKRHPRVDQVVRSIDLLPTLLDLLEAPSVKCDGVSLAGAMDDPQLDLGLKAFNETGIWIAHVPGLPPDHLSYPDLLELLDIPNETSGSLSIRQEYKDRVIIAKDRMMRHGRWKLVYQPLERGMRLALFDVETDPGCTHDISAVNPEQVELLWHELRNWIERDPVARRHLRTYHSTPAATPASSPALT, translated from the coding sequence ATGACGAACACCGGGGCGGCAACAACGGCGGGAATGAGCCTGACGGTGCTGATCTGCACGCACAACCGCGTCGAGTTGCTGGAGCGGGTCATCGCCTCCCTGAATGCGGCGCACCGGCCGCCGGATACCGAGGTGCGATTGCTGGTCGTCGCAAATGCGTGCACCGACGGCACGCACGACCTCATTTCCAACTACCGGATCGGTGACGATCGCCTGCCGCTGGACTGGATCGCGGAACCCACTCCGGGCAAGTCCCACGCCCTGAACCGGGCGCTGCCGCAGGTGAGCGGTCGCGTCGTGGCCTTCGTCGATGACGATCATCGGGTCGACAGCGATTATCTGGTCGAGATCGCGAACGCGGTACGCACGTGGCCCGAGGCGGGCCTGATCTGCGGGCGCATCCTGCCGGACTGGGACGGCACCGAACCCGAGTGGGTGCACGACGACGGCCCCTATCGCATCTATCCGCTCCCGGTGCCGCGCTATGACCAGGGCGACACGCCGATGCAGGTCGACCTCGACGGTGCGATTCCCGGCGGCGGCAATCTCGTCGCGCATACGGACGTGATCCGCGCAACCGGGCCGTTCCTGACGGAACTGGGTCCGACCGGGCACGACCTCGGCGGGGCCGAGGATCTCGAGTGGATCCGGCGGGCGCTGCGTGGCGGGGCCACCCTGCGCTACGCGCCGGCGATCGTCCAGTACCACTACGTCGACGGCGAGCGGCTGACGCTGTCCTACCTGATGCGCAAGGGCTTCCACCGCTCCAAGTCGGTGATGCGCTTTCGCCGCACGGAAAGCGGCGTGCCGCTGTACATGTGGCGCAAGGTCGCCGGCTATGCAAGTGGCTGCGCACTTGCGCTGAACGCGCAGGCGCGGCGCTTCTATCTCGTGCGGATTGCTTCGGCCTTCGGCGAGGTGAGCGGCATGCGCGAGGCCGCGCGGCATCGGCGCCGGCGCGCCCGTCTCCCGTGGCTGCCGGTGCAGACCAGCCTTGCGCTGGCAGGGCTGCTCGGCATCACGGGCTTCGTGCTTGCCGCAAGCCTTGCCTGGCACCGGGCGATGGACGCGCTGCTGCCCGCAGCGCTGGTCGCAGTCGCGCTGGCGCTGTCGCTGGTCGCAAAATCGGTCGTCGACTTCTCGCAGACCGGACCGCAGCTGCGCGAGGAAATCGTCAAGCGCTACCGCGCCTATTTCCCGTTCGCGATGGCCCGCCTGGGCCTATGGACCTTCGCCGTCGGTCTGTTCTGCGCACTGCCGGGGGCGGTCGTCGCGACGGCCTCGGCCGATGCGCAGGGGATGCCGTACGCCCCGTGGCGGGCGGGACTGGGCGCGCTGCTGACGCTCGCCCTCGCAAGCGGCTACCTCACCTGCCGCACCCTCGTGCAGAACCCGGGATTGATCGTTGCTTCATGGCAGTACCGAACCGATCGCCTGCATCGTCTGTGGCGCCTGTTGTCCGCCGACGGCCTCCGCCGGGCTGCATCGCTCGGCGCCATCGGCGTCGCCGGACTTGCCGCGGCGCTGGTGCTTGCGCTCGCCGTTACCGGCCACGGGGAATCCGCCGCGGCCTTGACCAGCCTGGCGATCGGCTACTGGGGCGTGTTCGTGTTCGCCCTGTGGGAGCCGGAGGGCAACACGCCGGTTAAGCACCAGCGCACTCGTCCGAACCTGCTCCTGATCGGCTCGGACACGCTTCGTGCCGATCGCGTCGGCGCGTTGCGGAACGGTCAGTCTCTGACACCGCACATCGACGCACTGGCCAAGCGCGGCACGCGCTTCGACACCTGTTACGTGCCATGCGCGAGGACCGCACCGAGTCTGATCTCCCTGCTTACGGGAACCTGGCCCCACACGCATGGCATACGCGACAACTTCGTGGCCGACGATGAGACGCAGCTCGAAATCCAGGCGTTGCCGATGATCCTGCGTGCGCTCGGATACCGGACGGCGGCCGTCTCCGACTGGTGCGGCGCGGATCTCGGAAAGTTCTCGCTCGGCTTCGACGTCCTCGACCTCCCCGAGGACCAATGGAACCTGAAATACCTGATCAGACAAGGCCCGAAGGACATCCGCCTGTTCCTGTCGGTATTCCTGCACAACCGGATCGGCCGCCTGCTTGTCCCGGAAATCCATTACCTCGGCGGCACGCCGCAGACGACCCAATTGGGCCAACGCACCCGCCGGCTGATCTCGCGCCTCGCGAGCACCGCCGAACCGTTCATGCTCAACGTCTTCTACTCGACGACGCACCCTCCTTTCGCCTCGGAATACCCGTTCTACCTGCGCCATGCCGATCCCGACTATGCCGGCGCTTCGAAATTCGCCATGGCACGACTGACGGACCCGTTCGAGATCATTCGGCGGCAAGGCGAACCGCGCGAGGAATTCGACCTCGACCAGATCCTCGCGCTGTACGACGGATGCGTATCACAGTTCGACGACGAAGTCGGCAAGATCATGAGCCACCTTGAAAGCAGCGGACTCGCCGACAACACGATCGTCGTCCTGTACAGCGATCACGGCATGGAGTTTTTCGAACACGACACCTGGGGCCAGGGCAACTCGGCGGTGGGCGATTTCAGCGCGCGGGTGCCGCTCGTGATTGCCGACCCGCGCAAGAAGCGGCACCCGCGGGTCGATCAGGTGGTGCGCTCGATCGACCTGCTGCCAACCCTGCTCGACCTCCTGGAAGCTCCGTCGGTAAAATGCGACGGCGTCTCGCTGGCCGGCGCGATGGACGACCCGCAACTGGATCTGGGCCTGAAGGCCTTCAACGAAACCGGTATCTGGATCGCCCACGTTCCAGGATTGCCGCCGGATCATCTGAGCTACCCGGACCTGCTGGAACTGCTGGATATTCCCAATGAAACGAGCGGATCGCTGTCGATCAGGCAGGAATACAAGGATCGCGTGATCATCGCCAAGGATCGCATGATGCGCCACGGACGATGGAAACTCGTCTATCAGCCTCTCGAACGCGGCATGCGGCTGGCGCTGTTCGACGTGGAGACCGACCCGGGCTGCACACACGACATCTCTGCGGTAAACCCCGAGCAGGTGGAACTGCTGTGGCACGAATTGCGCAACTGGATCGAGCGCGACCCGGTCGCACGCCGCCATTTGCGGACGTACCACAGCACGCCCGCGGCTACTCCGGCTTCTTCTCCTGCGTTGACTTGA